Below is a window of Pseudarthrobacter equi DNA.
TTCGAGATTGGTCAGAGTTTTGAAACTTGAACTCAGAGGCATCACCAAACGCTTTGGGACCCTGCTCGCCAACGACCACATCGACGTGGTGGTTGAATCCGGCCAGATCCACTGCCTGCTGGGCGAAAACGGGGCCGGTAAATCCACCCTGATGAACGTGCTCTACGGACTGTACGAGCCGTCCGACGGCGAAATCCTCATCGACGGAAAACCCGTCTCCTTCCGTGGCCCGGGTGACGCCATGGCGGCCGGCATCGGCATGGTGCACCAGCACTTCATGCTTGTCCCGGTATTCACCGTCGCCGAAAACGTTGCCCTGGGTGCCGAGCCCACCAAGGCGGCGGGCTTCCTCAACCTGGACGAAACCAGGCGCCGGATCCGGGAAATCTCGGACCAGTACGGCTTCGACGTCGATCCCGACGCCCTGGTGGAAGACCTTCCCGTGGGCGTCCAGCAGCGCGTTGAGATCATCAAGGCGCTGGTCCGCAACGCCAAGGTCCTCATCCTCGATGAACCCACCGCCGTCCTCACCCCGCAGGAAACCGACGAACTCCTGGACATCATGCGGCAGCTCAAGGCCGGCGGAACCTCCATCGTCTTCATTTCCCACAAGCTGCGTGAGGTCAAGGAAGTCTCGGACACCATTACCGTTATCCGACGCGGCAAGGTGGTCGGCTCCGCGGAACCCTCGGCTTCCACCACGGACCTTGCCTCGATGATGGTGGGCCGCGCCGTCAGCCTCACCCTCGAAAAGGCCCCCGCGAAGCCGCAGGAGAAAACCTTCGAGGTCCGGGACCTGACAGTCATCGCCCACAACGGCCAGCACGTGGTGGATGGACTCAGCTTCGACATCGCCCGCGGCGAAATCCTGGCCGTGGCCGGCGTCCAGGGCAACGGCCAGACCGAACTCACCGAAGCCATCCTGGGACTCCAGGAGCGGGTGTCCGGCTCCATCACCCTCGACGGCAAGGAACTCCTGGGCCGGTCCGTCAAGGACGTCCTGAAGGCCGGCGTCGGATTCGTCCCCGAAGACCGCAAGGTGGACGGCCTGGTGGGAACCTTCTCCGTCGCCGAAAACCTGGTCCTGGACCTTTACGACAAACCTCCCTACGCCAAGGGCATCAGCATGAGCCCGGCCAGGATCCTCGAAAACGCCAAAGCCCGCATCGAGGAATTCGATGTCCGCACGCCCTCCGCAGCTGCGGCCGCCGGGACACTGTCCGGCGGCAACCAGCAAAAGGTGGTGATGGCCCGCGAGCTCTCCCGCCCCCTGCGCCTGTTCATTGCTTCCCAGCCCACCCGCGGCGTGGACGTCGGCTCCATCGAATTCCTCCACCGGCGCATCGTCGCCGAACGCGACCAGGGCACGCCGGTGATGATCATCAGCACCGAACTCGATGAGGTCATGGAACTCGCTGACCGTATCGCCGTGCTGTACAAGGGCAAGCTGGTGGGCGTCGTACCCGCCGGCACCGGCCGCGACGTCCTTGGCCTGATGATGGCCGGAATCCACCCGGATGAACAGGCCCAACCCCAGCCGGCCGCCAGCCGCCCGGCCCCCACCTCCGACGCCGAGGGAGGCGACCATGTCTGAGCAGCATCCCCCCAAACGAACTGGCGGCGAAGAGCAGGGTGACACCCAGCCAGCCAAGCCGCACCAGGCCAACCTTGCCGCCGAGGAAACCGCCGCCGTCGTCTCCGTGGACACGGCCGGCGGCGCCATGGGCCCCTCGGCCGTCCCTGCCAGTGCCCAAAGCGGCCAGCTGCCCGGCGGCCCTGACACGCTGCTCCGAAAGATCTTCACCGGCAGCGGCATGGTGTCCGTCCTGGCAGTTTTCCTGGCCCTCGTCATCGGCGGCCTGCTCATTGCCAGCACCGACACTCGGGTGGCCTCCACGGCCAGCTACTTCTTCGCCCGCCCCGCCGACTTCCTGACCGCCGTCTGGAACGCCGCAACCCGCTCCTACATCGCCCTGTTCCAAGGGGCCGTGTTCAACCCCCGCGGCAACAGTGTGGCAGCCCAGTTCGCTCCGTTCATGGAGACCCTCACCATCGCCACGCCGCTGATCACCGCCGGCCTGGGAGTGGCGCTTGCCTTCCGGGCAGGGCTCTTCAACATCGGCGCCCAGGGCCAGATCATCGTGGCAGGCATCCTTGCCGCCTGGGTTGGTTTCGCACTGCACCTCCCGCTGGGCCTGCACCTGTTGCTGGTCCTGGTGGCGGGCATCATCGGCGGCGCGCTCTGGGGCGGCCTCGTCGGCGTGCTGAAGGCCCGCACGGGAGCCCATGAGGTCATCCTCACTATCATGTTCAACTACATCGCCCTCTACTTCCTGCGGTACCTGCTGAACACCCCGGCCTTCCAGCGCCCGGGGGAGTCGAACCCCATCTCACCCATCCTGGATCCGTCCGCCGTGTACCCCCAGATCTTCGGCAGCCAGTACCGGCTCCACCTGGGCTTCGTCCTCGCCATCGGCGCCACTTTCCTGGTCTGGTGGCTCCTGAACCGGTCCACGGTCGGCTTCGAGTTCCGCGCCGTGGGTGCCAACCCCAAGGCTGCCCAGACCGCCGGCATCAACGTGTCCCGCTCCACCATCCTGGTGATGGCCATCGCCGGCGGACTGGCCGGCATGTCCGGCGTGGCCCAGGTGGCCGGCACCGAAAAAGTCCTCACGGACGGCGTGGCAGCCACCTACGGC
It encodes the following:
- a CDS encoding ABC transporter ATP-binding protein; translated protein: MKLELRGITKRFGTLLANDHIDVVVESGQIHCLLGENGAGKSTLMNVLYGLYEPSDGEILIDGKPVSFRGPGDAMAAGIGMVHQHFMLVPVFTVAENVALGAEPTKAAGFLNLDETRRRIREISDQYGFDVDPDALVEDLPVGVQQRVEIIKALVRNAKVLILDEPTAVLTPQETDELLDIMRQLKAGGTSIVFISHKLREVKEVSDTITVIRRGKVVGSAEPSASTTDLASMMVGRAVSLTLEKAPAKPQEKTFEVRDLTVIAHNGQHVVDGLSFDIARGEILAVAGVQGNGQTELTEAILGLQERVSGSITLDGKELLGRSVKDVLKAGVGFVPEDRKVDGLVGTFSVAENLVLDLYDKPPYAKGISMSPARILENAKARIEEFDVRTPSAAAAAGTLSGGNQQKVVMARELSRPLRLFIASQPTRGVDVGSIEFLHRRIVAERDQGTPVMIISTELDEVMELADRIAVLYKGKLVGVVPAGTGRDVLGLMMAGIHPDEQAQPQPAASRPAPTSDAEGGDHV
- a CDS encoding ABC transporter permease; this encodes MSEQHPPKRTGGEEQGDTQPAKPHQANLAAEETAAVVSVDTAGGAMGPSAVPASAQSGQLPGGPDTLLRKIFTGSGMVSVLAVFLALVIGGLLIASTDTRVASTASYFFARPADFLTAVWNAATRSYIALFQGAVFNPRGNSVAAQFAPFMETLTIATPLITAGLGVALAFRAGLFNIGAQGQIIVAGILAAWVGFALHLPLGLHLLLVLVAGIIGGALWGGLVGVLKARTGAHEVILTIMFNYIALYFLRYLLNTPAFQRPGESNPISPILDPSAVYPQIFGSQYRLHLGFVLAIGATFLVWWLLNRSTVGFEFRAVGANPKAAQTAGINVSRSTILVMAIAGGLAGMSGVAQVAGTEKVLTDGVAATYGFDAITVALLGRSTPWGTFAAGLLFGAFRAGAVQMQIQTGTPIDIVLVVQSLIVLFIAAPPLVRAVFGLNPRRKKPARAAKSTKAATTGGAA